The proteins below are encoded in one region of Panulirus ornatus isolate Po-2019 chromosome 4, ASM3632096v1, whole genome shotgun sequence:
- the LOC139765076 gene encoding uncharacterized protein, with protein MRINRITVIGLISYLCVVVSAYYQPSISVGAKGPFTFKDVQDYLYSRGVYQTPTPAPLTETSQDPGSAQEVKMFIHQESKEILTNLGDREKLVRGKWDEVKKHFRKEIVELMRFAEESVEGQEKEWKKELESFRQETFETRQTVDKLQEAYRGDYDRLLNESNHLRETVQNMTSNLNDTIGMVENFIHEEKLKAQQEDALFHDLQRLSQKMEHITHELDSIHDQTGRKLDQNKVEVDPDDSDSDSDDEDSDDEDSDDSDSDDEDSDDSDSDDSDSDDSDSDDEDSDDSDSDDEDSDDSDSDDEDSDDEDSDDEDSDDEDSDDEDSDDEDSDDEDSDDEDSDDEDSDDEDSDDEDSDDEDSDDEDSDDEDSDDEDSDDEDSDDEDSDDEDSDDEDSDDEDSDDEDSDDEDSDDEDSDDEDSDDEDSDDEDSDDEDSDDEDSDDDDVGRRFRSFLKEQFAEERRRIEFRRSGQ; from the coding sequence ATGCGTATCAACCGTATCACCGTTATCGGCTTGATAAGCTACCTGTGCGTCGTGGTGAGCGCGTACTACCAGCCGTCCATCTCCGTGGGCGCCAAGGGGCCCTTTACCTTCAAAGATGTCCAGGACTACCTCTACTCCCGTGGGGTGTACCAGACCCCTACTCCAGCTCCACTCACTGAGACCAGCCAGGATCCTGGTTCCGCTCAGGAAGTCAAAATGTTCATTCATCAAGAAAGTAAGGAAATTCTCACGAATCTTGGAGATCGAGAGAAATTGGTCAGAGGCAAATGGGACGAAGTGAAGAAACACTTCCGCAAAGAGATAGTAGAACTCATGCGCTTTGCTGAAGAGAGTGTGGAAGGTCAGGAAAAGGAATGGAAGAAAGAACTGGAATCATTTCGTCAAGAGACCTTTGAAACTCGTCAGACTGTAGACAAATTGCAGGAAGCTTATCGCGGAGATTATGACAGACTTTTAAACGAAAGTAATCATCTCCGCGAGACCGTTCAAAATATGACTTCGAACTTGAATGACACGATTGGCATGGTCGAAAACTTCATCCATGAAGAGAAGCTGAAGGCACAACAAGAAGATGCCCTGTTTCACGATCTTCAGAGGTTGAGCCAGAAGATGGAGCACATAACTCATGAACTGGATTCGATTCATGATCAGACTGGTAGAAAATTAGACCAGAACAAGGTGGAGGTCGACCCCGATGACTCGGACTCGGACTCAGATGACGAGGACTCAGACGACGAGGACTCAGATGACTCGGACTCAGACGACGAGGACTCAGATGACTCGGACTCAGATGACTCGGACTCAGATGACTCGGACTCAGACGACGAGGATTCAGATGACTCGGACTCAGACGACGAGGACTCAGATGACTCGGACTCAGACGACGAGGACTCAGATGACGAGGACTCAGACGACGAGGACTCAGATGACGAGGACTCAGATGACGAGGACTCAGACGATGAGGACTCAGATGACGAGGACTCAGACGATGAGGACTCAGACGACGAGGACTCAGACGATGAGGACTCAGACGATGAGGACTCAGACGACGAGGACTCAGACGATGAGGACTCAGATGACGAGGACTCAGACGATGAGGACTCAGACGACGAGGACTCAGACGACGAGGACTCAGACGATGAGGACTCAGACGATGAGGACTCAGACGACGAGGACTCAGACGACGAGGACTCAGACGATGAGGACTCAGACGACGAGGACTCAGATGACGAGGACTCAGACGACGAGGACTCAGATGACGAGGACTCAGACGACGAGGACTCAGACGACGAGGATTCAGATGACGACGACGTAGGCAGGAGGTTCCGGAGTTTCCTCAAGGAACAATTTGCCGAAGAACGCCGTCGCATTGAGTTCAGACGGAGCGGCCAGTGA